In one Chitinispirillum alkaliphilum genomic region, the following are encoded:
- a CDS encoding metal-dependent phosphoesterases (PHP family), giving the protein MSFWADLHIHSCLSPCGSLDMSPSAIVKKAVERGINCLALSDHNSALNCNVMEKLCAESGIFFLPGLEVTTVEEAHVICLFDTSEKALELGDYIYKKLPEIQNIPEKFGDQVYVNEHEEIEGVVEKYLGLAAGVSVEELREVVFGLGGLFIPAHVDKPVFSVISQLGFLGGSYSAVEISNPYGYEGRKIASVYDYAFISSSDSHYTHQIGKNHIFFDMQEASFQSFIEVLNNKRYSINTLQ; this is encoded by the coding sequence ATGTCATTTTGGGCGGACCTCCATATCCACTCCTGCCTTTCACCATGTGGATCGCTGGATATGTCTCCATCCGCAATAGTTAAAAAAGCAGTTGAGAGGGGTATAAACTGTCTTGCTCTTTCAGATCATAACAGCGCTCTCAATTGTAATGTGATGGAAAAATTATGTGCAGAGTCAGGCATATTCTTCCTTCCGGGCCTGGAAGTAACAACAGTTGAAGAAGCGCATGTAATCTGTCTTTTTGACACAAGTGAAAAAGCCCTTGAACTTGGGGATTACATATACAAAAAACTACCCGAGATCCAGAACATTCCGGAAAAATTCGGCGATCAGGTATACGTAAATGAACATGAAGAAATCGAGGGGGTTGTAGAGAAGTATCTAGGATTGGCTGCAGGTGTATCAGTTGAGGAACTTCGTGAAGTCGTTTTTGGCCTAGGCGGACTTTTCATTCCTGCACATGTAGACAAACCAGTTTTCAGTGTTATCTCCCAACTTGGGTTTCTTGGAGGGAGTTACAGCGCAGTGGAGATCTCCAATCCATACGGATATGAGGGCCGAAAAATTGCATCTGTTTATGATTATGCATTTATAAGCTCTTCGGATTCACACTACACCCATCAAATCGGTAAAAATCACATTTTTTTTGATATGCAGGAAGCATCATTTCAGTCATTTATTGAGGTATTGAACAATAAGAGATACAGTATCAATACACTTCAATAA
- a CDS encoding Fe-only hydrogenase, NuoE-like subunit HydC — translation MPQSMPVLTELTPELRSFIKEWKDKPGNLIMILHKVQEIYRYIPRDVVFAVSKELDVPLANIYGVMTFYHYFKLNKPGKHIISVCMGTACYLKGGEDLIKELEVNLGVGVNSTTEDGLFSVEAVRCIGCCGLAPVMTIDGEVYGSLTRAKIPGILEKYYKMNK, via the coding sequence ATGCCTCAAAGCATGCCGGTTCTGACAGAGTTGACGCCCGAACTTCGCTCATTCATCAAAGAGTGGAAAGACAAACCGGGTAATCTTATCATGATTCTTCACAAAGTCCAGGAGATATACAGATATATCCCCCGCGATGTCGTCTTTGCAGTGTCAAAGGAGCTGGATGTGCCTTTGGCAAATATCTATGGCGTTATGACATTTTACCACTACTTCAAACTGAATAAGCCAGGTAAGCATATTATCTCAGTTTGCATGGGTACCGCATGTTACCTTAAGGGTGGCGAAGATTTGATTAAAGAACTTGAGGTTAATCTCGGTGTAGGGGTCAACTCTACAACTGAAGATGGTCTCTTTTCAGTTGAAGCTGTCAGGTGCATTGGCTGTTGCGGACTTGCTCCGGTCATGACCATTGATGGTGAAGTTTACGGAAGTCTGACCCGGGCTAAGATTCCGGGAATTCTCGAAAAATATTACAAGATGAACAAATAA
- a CDS encoding DRTGG domain-containing protein, with the protein MTPEQLQSQLDLESIQPAHRAQTVSTGYTSDLLSDVMANAQEDSVLITIQAHVNTIAVASLAGIPAIIVCNSRPVPEDMIEAAQKENIAIYRSQENQYTVSHRVYQALNRSS; encoded by the coding sequence ATGACTCCCGAACAACTTCAATCACAGCTTGACCTCGAGTCAATCCAGCCAGCTCACAGGGCTCAAACCGTATCCACCGGGTATACTTCAGACCTCCTCAGCGATGTAATGGCAAATGCTCAGGAAGATTCTGTACTGATTACTATTCAGGCACATGTAAACACCATAGCAGTAGCATCTCTTGCAGGAATACCGGCAATAATAGTCTGCAACAGCCGCCCAGTTCCTGAGGATATGATAGAAGCTGCCCAAAAGGAAAATATTGCCATTTATCGCAGCCAGGAGAATCAGTACACAGTTTCACACCGTGTTTACCAGGCTTTGAACCGGAGCAGCTAA
- a CDS encoding Histidine kinase: protein MHHTLADYLLDLVQNSIEAKSSLIIVDFLEKADEFKLYVADNGTGMDEEQLRKAKNPFYTEKAKHEHRKVGLGISFLAQLASQCDGSFDISSEKGTGTSLLFSCPRNHPDLPPVGNLSSAVLCLFSMKGEFELRLHRESAGGSYTVLRSEVMGSADDFEDGQVLVAVRKYLQSLEEGLL from the coding sequence ATGCATCACACATTAGCAGATTACCTACTCGATCTGGTGCAAAATTCCATTGAAGCCAAATCAAGCCTTATAATCGTTGATTTCCTTGAAAAGGCTGATGAATTCAAGCTTTATGTTGCGGATAACGGTACCGGAATGGATGAAGAGCAGCTCAGGAAAGCAAAAAATCCTTTCTATACCGAAAAAGCAAAGCACGAACATCGCAAAGTCGGCTTAGGAATCTCTTTTCTTGCACAGCTTGCTTCACAGTGTGATGGTAGTTTTGATATTTCTTCAGAAAAAGGTACCGGAACATCACTATTGTTTTCATGCCCGCGTAATCATCCTGACCTGCCTCCTGTTGGAAACCTCTCCTCTGCGGTTCTGTGCCTGTTTAGTATGAAAGGTGAGTTTGAACTTAGGTTACACAGAGAAAGTGCCGGCGGTTCTTATACTGTTTTGAGATCAGAGGTTATGGGAAGTGCTGATGATTTTGAAGATGGTCAGGTTCTGGTTGCAGTTAGAAAATATCTTCAGTCTTTAGAAGAAGGCTTACTTTAA
- a CDS encoding Fe-only hydrogenase, NuoF-like subunit HydB, giving the protein MSYKNFILVCGGTGCESSKADDIYKNLLGELESRGLSNDAQVVKTGCFGFCEKGPIVKVLPDESFYVKVVPEDAKEIVAEHIEKGRKVTRLLYDGQANNKHAKIDDIDFYQKQFRVVLRNCGFINPEDIDEYIARDGYLALEKALFEMKPEDILNELKVSGLRGRGGAGFATWMKWGFTKDAQGDQKYVVCNADEGDPGAYMDRSTLEGDPHSILEAMTIAGRTVNANQGYIYIRAEYPLAIHRLEVAIAQAKEKGLLGKNILDSGFDFDIEIRLGAGAFVCGEETALLASLEGKRGMPKPRPPFPAVKGLWDKPTVINNVETFACIPVIIAKGGSWFSKIGTENSKGTKVFALTGKIKNSGLIEVPMGTTLREIVYDIGGGIPNGKKFKAVQTGGPSGGVITADYLDTPIDYDNLSKLGSIMGSGGMIVMDEDDCMVDVPKFYLEFTVDESCGKCAPCRVGGRQLHSLLEKITNGNGEEEDIKKMRQVSQAMRRASLCGLGQTAPNPVISSLTYFEDEYMAHINDRKCPAKKCSSLLSYIIIADKCIGCGLCAKKCPVDAITGEKRKPHVVNNELCIKCGACEQACKFDAVIRE; this is encoded by the coding sequence ATGAGTTACAAAAATTTTATACTGGTATGCGGTGGAACGGGATGTGAATCCAGTAAGGCTGACGATATCTATAAAAACCTTTTGGGTGAGCTGGAGTCTCGTGGGCTTTCAAATGACGCTCAGGTGGTCAAAACCGGCTGCTTTGGATTCTGTGAAAAGGGACCTATCGTAAAGGTGCTTCCCGATGAGAGTTTTTATGTTAAAGTCGTACCTGAAGATGCCAAGGAAATTGTTGCTGAGCATATAGAGAAGGGAAGAAAAGTTACCAGGCTGCTCTATGATGGTCAGGCAAATAATAAACACGCCAAAATTGATGACATTGATTTTTACCAGAAACAATTTCGTGTTGTTTTGAGAAACTGCGGATTTATCAATCCTGAGGATATCGATGAGTATATCGCACGGGATGGGTATTTGGCTTTGGAAAAAGCACTCTTTGAGATGAAACCCGAGGATATTCTCAATGAGCTGAAGGTCTCAGGGTTACGCGGAAGAGGTGGGGCCGGGTTTGCGACCTGGATGAAATGGGGCTTTACAAAGGATGCTCAGGGCGATCAGAAGTATGTCGTTTGTAATGCCGATGAAGGGGATCCGGGAGCATATATGGATCGCAGTACACTGGAAGGTGATCCTCACTCTATTCTCGAGGCAATGACAATCGCAGGTCGCACTGTCAATGCTAATCAGGGCTATATTTATATCAGAGCAGAATACCCCCTTGCAATCCACCGTTTGGAAGTAGCTATTGCTCAGGCCAAAGAAAAAGGGCTTCTGGGTAAAAATATTCTGGATAGTGGGTTTGACTTCGATATAGAGATCCGCCTGGGTGCAGGTGCATTCGTGTGTGGTGAGGAAACCGCCCTTCTTGCATCACTCGAGGGAAAACGCGGTATGCCAAAACCTCGTCCTCCGTTCCCTGCGGTAAAAGGTCTTTGGGATAAACCAACCGTAATTAACAATGTGGAGACATTCGCATGTATTCCCGTGATCATTGCGAAAGGCGGAAGCTGGTTTTCAAAAATCGGAACAGAAAACTCCAAGGGTACAAAGGTATTTGCTCTTACAGGGAAAATTAAAAATTCAGGTTTGATCGAAGTGCCTATGGGTACTACACTCCGCGAAATCGTCTACGACATAGGTGGAGGAATCCCAAACGGTAAAAAATTCAAAGCTGTCCAGACTGGTGGCCCGTCGGGAGGTGTTATAACCGCTGATTACCTGGATACTCCAATTGACTATGACAACCTCTCCAAGCTTGGTTCGATCATGGGATCGGGTGGGATGATTGTTATGGATGAGGATGACTGTATGGTGGATGTTCCAAAGTTTTATCTGGAATTCACTGTGGATGAATCATGCGGCAAATGCGCACCCTGTAGGGTAGGTGGGCGTCAGTTGCACAGTCTGCTTGAAAAAATCACAAATGGAAATGGGGAAGAGGAAGATATAAAGAAGATGCGCCAGGTGAGTCAGGCGATGCGCAGGGCATCATTATGTGGTCTGGGGCAAACTGCTCCAAACCCGGTCATCTCTTCTCTAACCTATTTTGAAGATGAGTACATGGCTCATATTAACGACAGAAAATGTCCGGCGAAGAAATGTTCAAGTCTCCTGAGTTACATAATTATTGCTGATAAGTGCATTGGATGCGGGCTGTGTGCTAAGAAATGTCCTGTGGATGCAATTACCGGAGAAAAACGAAAACCACATGTCGTCAATAATGAATTGTGTATTAAGTGCGGTGCATGTGAACAGGCATGTAAATTCGATGCGGTTATTAGGGAATAA
- a CDS encoding Fe-only hydrogenase, subunit HydD, whose translation MAKLTLADLKKLREDKKNELGRRDSEGKTVKVIIGMGTCGIAAGAKESFDAFLDEIDSRKLGNVAVTQTGCMGLCYAEPTVEVIAPDMPAVVYGNVKPDVARSIVEKHIVNKSLLSDHIFDKPAADIV comes from the coding sequence ATGGCAAAATTGACACTGGCAGATCTCAAAAAGCTCCGTGAAGATAAGAAAAATGAGCTTGGAAGAAGAGATTCCGAAGGAAAAACCGTAAAGGTTATTATAGGTATGGGGACTTGCGGAATAGCTGCAGGGGCGAAAGAATCATTCGATGCATTTTTAGATGAAATTGACAGCAGGAAACTTGGTAATGTTGCTGTGACCCAAACCGGATGTATGGGGCTTTGCTATGCAGAACCGACTGTTGAGGTGATAGCTCCCGATATGCCTGCAGTTGTTTACGGAAATGTAAAACCTGATGTGGCCCGCAGTATTGTGGAGAAGCATATTGTGAATAAATCGCTGTTGAGTGATCATATTTTCGATAAACCCGCAGCTGACATTGTTTAA
- a CDS encoding Anti-sigma B factor RsbT, translating into MTVSPLGSTTSSLLTLEIIFKLKIRDVMSSDVVSAVRTDTLRHVQHLMKTHRISGVPIAENGRIFGLISVDNILRALDFGYIDDTVEAYMTRNLMVLEEEMPLSIAISWFEKYQFGRFPVIDNNETLTGILTSRDIISKLLSELNRKIDQIESSRISQNRTDLQSYYREFNVKKYDFKSGGAASNAFRKVLKENGYPVAIIRRVAITCYELEINMVAHSDGGKLCCLIENGRIEIIARDCGPGIKDIDKAMTEGFSTASEWIRSLGFGAGMGLPNAKKSCDEFDIRSQPGLGTVVKGTVYFKPEKDKS; encoded by the coding sequence ATGACAGTATCACCCCTTGGTTCCACCACCTCATCTCTTCTTACCCTTGAGATAATATTTAAACTCAAGATCAGAGATGTCATGTCTTCCGATGTGGTATCTGCAGTACGAACCGATACTCTTCGCCACGTGCAGCACCTGATGAAAACCCACAGGATCTCAGGCGTCCCCATTGCTGAAAATGGCCGGATTTTTGGCCTAATCAGCGTTGACAACATTCTCAGAGCCCTTGATTTCGGCTATATCGATGACACAGTCGAAGCCTACATGACCAGAAACTTAATGGTTTTGGAAGAAGAAATGCCTTTATCCATTGCCATCTCATGGTTTGAAAAATATCAGTTCGGACGATTTCCGGTGATCGACAACAATGAAACACTTACAGGAATTTTAACCAGCCGCGATATTATTTCGAAGCTGCTTTCCGAACTGAACCGTAAGATCGACCAAATTGAAAGCAGCCGCATCAGTCAGAACAGAACAGATTTGCAAAGCTACTACAGGGAATTTAATGTAAAGAAATATGATTTCAAGAGCGGTGGAGCAGCTTCAAATGCTTTCCGAAAAGTTTTAAAGGAAAACGGCTATCCGGTTGCAATCATCCGCCGCGTTGCAATAACCTGCTATGAACTGGAAATAAACATGGTAGCTCATTCCGATGGCGGTAAGTTGTGTTGCTTGATTGAAAATGGGCGGATAGAAATCATCGCCAGAGATTGTGGCCCCGGGATAAAGGATATAGACAAGGCAATGACAGAAGGTTTCAGCACTGCAAGTGAATGGATACGGAGCCTTGGTTTTGGAGCAGGGATGGGATTACCAAACGCAAAGAAATCGTGTGACGAATTTGACATCCGCTCCCAACCGGGCCTTGGGACAGTTGTAAAGGGTACCGTTTACTTTAAGCCAGAAAAAGACAAGTCGTAA
- a CDS encoding DRTGG domain-containing protein, which yields MLLANISETLQAKIIHKSTQFDSSEIQSVIVSDLMSDVLMTDQPSPVLLSSLSTDQTIRTASMIDALGVIITQNKPLPQGIDSLAEELDITLLHTHMDKFDACILLGTLMGKCNIKGSVNQ from the coding sequence ATGCTTTTGGCTAATATATCGGAAACACTGCAGGCTAAAATCATCCACAAATCAACCCAGTTTGACTCAAGTGAGATCCAAAGCGTGATAGTAAGTGACCTTATGAGTGATGTATTGATGACGGATCAGCCTTCTCCGGTTCTGCTATCTTCACTATCAACAGATCAGACAATCAGAACCGCAAGCATGATTGATGCTTTGGGAGTGATTATCACTCAAAACAAACCACTTCCTCAGGGCATAGACTCCCTTGCAGAAGAACTCGACATAACTCTTCTTCATACCCACATGGACAAATTTGATGCTTGCATTCTTTTAGGAACACTCATGGGTAAATGTAACATAAAGGGAAGTGTAAATCAATGA